One genomic segment of Nitratidesulfovibrio sp. includes these proteins:
- a CDS encoding FAD-binding oxidoreductase, giving the protein MSTQAPHLSTTQERSLRDIFPGDSLLLTPEQTLIFATDAGRRMGTPLAVVRPTTEAQVVELLRLAQAEGLPVYARGRASNQVGACVPARPGIVVSLLHMNRILDIADDDFVAEVEPGVVTSDLQRAVEARGLFYPPDPASIDISTIGGNVATCAGGMRALKYGVTREYVLGLTAVLPGGKVLRTGGRCHKNVVGLDLTRLFVGSEGTLGIVTRIALKLLPLPQATATLLAGFASMEAAMHGVRRIFRAGILPVALEFLSPEVLDCVARRQTPPWPDSVRGALLIRLDGSRESLPLEVRRMHDALHTSAGTSGNEPPVWSAHGVGHDEEEPLWAMRRGISPSSYLVRPNKIGEDIAVPRGRLLDALTGIRAIAQAHDLPILTYGHVGDGNIHVNIMYDGADPSETTRADAATVEVMHLVRSMDGTLSGEHGVGMAKKEFLHLQLSPLETELMRQVKHAFDPLGIMNPDKAY; this is encoded by the coding sequence GTGTCCACCCAAGCCCCCCATCTCAGCACCACGCAGGAACGCTCCCTGCGCGACATCTTTCCCGGCGATTCGCTGCTGCTCACGCCGGAACAGACCCTGATCTTCGCCACCGACGCGGGCCGCCGCATGGGCACCCCGCTGGCCGTGGTACGCCCCACCACCGAAGCACAGGTGGTGGAATTGCTGCGCCTGGCCCAGGCGGAAGGCCTGCCCGTGTACGCACGGGGCCGCGCCTCCAACCAGGTGGGCGCATGCGTGCCCGCCCGGCCCGGCATCGTGGTCTCGCTGCTGCACATGAACCGCATCCTCGACATCGCGGACGACGACTTCGTGGCCGAGGTGGAGCCGGGCGTGGTCACCTCCGACCTGCAACGCGCCGTGGAGGCGCGCGGCCTGTTCTACCCGCCGGACCCGGCCAGCATCGACATTTCCACCATCGGCGGCAACGTGGCCACCTGCGCGGGCGGCATGCGTGCCCTGAAGTACGGCGTCACCCGCGAATACGTGCTGGGGCTGACGGCGGTGCTGCCCGGCGGCAAGGTGCTGCGCACCGGTGGCCGCTGCCACAAGAACGTGGTGGGGCTGGACCTTACCCGCCTGTTCGTGGGGTCGGAAGGCACGCTGGGCATCGTCACCCGCATCGCGCTGAAGCTCCTGCCCCTGCCGCAGGCCACGGCCACCCTGCTGGCCGGTTTCGCCTCCATGGAAGCGGCCATGCACGGGGTGCGGCGCATCTTTCGCGCGGGCATCCTGCCGGTGGCGCTGGAATTCCTGAGCCCGGAAGTGCTGGACTGCGTGGCCCGCCGCCAGACGCCCCCGTGGCCCGACAGCGTGCGCGGCGCGCTGCTGATCCGCCTGGACGGCAGCCGCGAATCGCTGCCGCTGGAGGTGCGCCGCATGCACGACGCCCTTCACACCAGCGCTGGCACATCCGGCAACGAACCGCCGGTATGGTCCGCCCACGGCGTGGGCCACGACGAGGAAGAACCCCTGTGGGCCATGCGGCGCGGCATCAGCCCTTCGTCGTACCTGGTGCGGCCCAACAAGATCGGCGAGGACATCGCCGTGCCGCGCGGCCGCCTGCTGGACGCGCTGACCGGCATCCGGGCCATCGCGCAGGCGCACGACCTGCCCATCCTCACGTACGGCCACGTGGGCGACGGCAACATCCACGTAAACATCATGTACGACGGGGCAGACCCGTCGGAAACCACCCGCGCCGATGCCGCCACCGTGGAGGTCATGCACCTTGTCCGCTCCATGGATGGCACCCTTTCCGGCGAGCACGGCGTGGGCATGGCCAAGAAGGAATTCCTGCACCTGCAACTCTCGCCCCTGGAAACGGAACTGATGCGCCAGGTGAAGCACGCCTTCGACCCGCTGGGGATCATGAATCCTGATAAAGCGTACTAG
- the smpB gene encoding SsrA-binding protein SmpB: MSKKNSPSHIAQNKKARHLYELDDFMEAGLVLTGSEVKSLRAGHVNFRDSYVDFRNGEAFLVGLHIAPYDNAGYAQHDPDRDRKLLMHAKQIDTLALRVAQKGLTVVPVNLHFSKGRVKVEIAVGRGKKLHDQREDLKRRAADRDTERELARF, from the coding sequence ATGAGCAAAAAAAACTCGCCCTCCCACATCGCCCAGAACAAGAAGGCCCGGCATCTCTATGAACTCGACGATTTCATGGAGGCGGGCCTTGTGCTGACCGGCTCGGAGGTCAAAAGCCTGCGCGCGGGCCACGTGAACTTCCGCGACAGCTACGTGGATTTCCGCAACGGCGAAGCCTTTCTGGTGGGCCTGCACATCGCCCCGTACGACAACGCGGGCTACGCCCAGCACGACCCCGACCGCGACCGCAAGCTGCTGATGCACGCCAAGCAGATCGACACGCTGGCCTTGCGCGTGGCCCAGAAGGGCCTGACCGTGGTGCCGGTGAACCTGCACTTCAGCAAGGGCCGGGTGAAGGTGGAAATCGCCGTGGGTCGCGGCAAGAAACTGCACGACCAGCGCGAGGACCTGAAGCGCCGCGCCGCCGACCGGGATACGGAGCGCGAACTGGCCCGATTCTAG